In Methanofollis aquaemaris, the genomic window GTTGGTGTAGCGTTCGTCCGCGACGACCGTCGTCATGTAGGTGCACTTGGCCATCATGTCGTCGAAGCACGGGACGATCCGCTGGAAGCCCCACTGCTGGCACTGGGTGATCTGAGTCGGCGGGGCACCGGCCGGGGTCACGTCATAATACAGCCCCTCCAGGAGGTGGTCGGAGGGGCGGCACCTGGTGCGGGTGAGCAGGTGGAGGTCTGCTCCGGCAGGGAGAGGGGTGGCGAAGGTGAAGATCAGGAGGTGGCCTTTCGTGTTGTACTCAACCGAGGCCTCGAACTCCTCGCACGAGGCGGCCAGCACCTCGAGGTCGCGGGCATTCAGTTCCAGCCTCTCGACCGACCGGTCCCGCACCCGCAGATGCAGCCGCGACCCCACCCCGGTCACCTCGTCGCCGACCGAGATCATCAGGTCCATATGGAGGACATCAACCGGCAGTTCGCCAAAATCTTCTGGATAAAAGGTAAAAAGACGCGTCATCAGACTCACCCAGGATAGGGGCCGGGGAATGATTATCCTTGCCCCTGCCGGGTGGATCCTATTCTTCTATCTCCGTTGCAAGAGACTCCTGATGCGTCCGAAAGGAACATCAGGGGTGGTGATGAGACACAGGATCCCGTCATCCTCGTCGGTGACAAGGAAGGTACCTGACCTGGTCTCAAGCGTGAAGTCCGAGACCTCACCGATCCCAAGAACGTCCGCGAGATCGCAGGCGATTCCAAAGGCCGAACAGAGAGCCTGCTCGTCCAGGTCGTCGGGCCGCCTCCCGGCCAGGACCTCAAGGCCCCCGGCACCGCACCGACCCACCATCTGAATCCCGACATCCAACCCCGGTGCAGCCGGGACAGGCTGCATCCGGGCTTGGACCGGAGGTTCGTCAGGTACCGTCGGTGCCGACACTGCACCTGCGATCGGGACGCCATGTTCCTCGCACCATTCTTGAGCGGTCGAGAAC contains:
- a CDS encoding roadblock/LC7 domain-containing protein — translated: MTVELPEGASLGMMQAPLTWVFSHTGKFVGKIAVEVQGGNGFLLIKKGEVLAYWFRYGGMVLRGKAAREYLLSQEVVDLTLCRYTGEEFSTAQEWCEEHGVPIAGAVSAPTVPDEPPVQARMQPVPAAPGLDVGIQMVGRCGAGGLEVLAGRRPDDLDEQALCSAFGIACDLADVLGIGEVSDFTLETRSGTFLVTDEDDGILCLITTPDVPFGRIRSLLQRR